DNA sequence from the Pleurocapsa sp. PCC 7319 genome:
GATTTTTGCTTCTTTTCTGGTTCTGAAGATTCATCTCTTTTATCCAACTCAGTTTGTCCCAACTCGGTTTCAGATTCTGAACCTGGGTTTGATTCTTCTGTGGTTACTTTTAAACCGTAAGGATTATCTTTTGATGGTGGCTGAGAACTATTTTCTGAACTCTGCTGTTGCTTTTCCCATAAATCTGTGGCTAATTGATGTAGATTTTTGGCTACTTCTACCAATCTCTCTTTTTCGAGAGACTTGAAGTAGTCTTCGTTCATCTGTACCAAGTCATTTTTATCTAATTGAGCCATGTTTTTAACATACACCACAAAGGTGGAGTTGGCTTATTTTTGACTGGGGGGAAATGAACGGTTACAGTTGCATCCATTCTTTAGCTGATATAAAACACCGTCCAAGATTTCTCTTTTACTCCATTTTGCTGGTCTTGTCCTTTTCTTCTTTGGCAACAAAGGTTCTATAATTTCCCATTCGCGATCGCTGAGGCTACTTGTATATGGCATTGTTCCCTGATTATCCTTTTTTATAAAGATACCAAATGGGTTCTATAGAGAAGTTTTAAAAAAGTTCACCATTAGCAACTAGACTGGAGCCATAATCAGACATCAGACCAAGTATAAGCTTTGTTTATGATCTAGGTATTAATACTTGGCTTTTTCTGTCGTAATCGATAAGTTTTGCTTAATCGCTCTCGAAATACCTACACAATTATAAGCTTTTGAGCCGATTAAACGATTAAATTCAACTTTGATATCGTAGAATACTTTCTATGAAGGTGAACAAGTTTGGCAGGGCAGCAATACTAAGCCCCACTCAAATTACTCTACTATTTAACGAGGGTTTAACAAAGCCCCGTGATCGCGCCTTGTTTGGGGTTTGTCTTTACGCCGCAGCACGCATCAACGAAGCCTGTACCCTGTTGCGAGGCGATGTTATTGGCGTTAAAGGAGTTCGGGAGGTTTTGGTGATTCGCAGCTATAACACCAAAGGCAAGCAGTCTACAAGGGAAATTCAAGTCCATCCCCAGCTTAAGGAATATTTGTCAGAACATCATAGGTGCGATCGCTGGCATACCCGTCCCTATCTCTTTCCAGGTCGTCATGGCAGGGGTAGCATTCATAAAGCCAGTGCGGACAGGATACTCAGGGATGCCTGCCGTAAGTTAGAGATTGAAGGGGTCAGTACCCATAGTTTCAGGCGTACTGCTCTAACTCGTATGAGCGATAAGGGTGTTCCACTCAGGCATATTCAGGCGATCTCAGGTCATAAGACTTTAGCAGCTTTGGAACGGTATTTAGGTGTGACGGAACAGCAGAAAGAGAGCGCGATCGCTACATTGGATTTTTGAGACGGAACAACGATTAGTTTTACTATTCCTGTTTGATTCAAAACGAGCTGATTCTCCCATTTCGTCATCCCTTAAACTCTCAAAGTTCAAAATCTTCTCTGACGATGACATCCCCCATACTTACCTCAACACTAAACCGGGTTCCCGGTTTACCTTTAAAAGGTTTTAGTTGAATGTAGTTATCTTGACTTCTTGATTGAGTAGACTGAAGTATTTTTCCCGCTCTTGAGCGTAAAGTCAGTTGGAGATTGGCAGGTAAATACCTTTCTTCCCCTGTCGGATATAACTGAACCAGGATTCCCACTTTCTCGGAAGTTTCTGAGGTAACAGTTATCAGCAGTGCCACTGTTTGACTCTCCAGTTGCATCCCTAAGTTAATCAGTTTACCTTTCTTAGTTCCCTCGGATGCATTTCTGGTACTCCAAGCTAAATTTGCCTCTGGAGTGACAAGGGCTTCCCAAGAGAGCCAGCCTTCGTCTAAAGTTCCCTGTAACCATTGACTTAACTGGGTTATGGTTGACTGAAAGGTTTCTTTTAAGGAATCTTGGATACTATCAGGGGAAGTTACGGGTAAAGGGATAGCAGTGGGGTCTAAGTAACGAGAATAGAACAAGAGGTGATTTGGCTCAGTATCAAATAAAGACAATGGCAGCTGGTAGCAACTGTCCTGAGAGAGTTTTAGATTGACTGTACTGCGATAATTAATCAGTTCGTCGTAGCGCAGAAAGCCTCTAACAACGATTTGTTCTTGTTCTTCATCTACTTCAAGCAGCACGTAGAAATGAGCTGTCAATTCTGGTCTTTCGATCGCAGCTTGAGGGACATTCACCGCTTCATCCAGCACCTGCTCAGTAGCAACCAGACCATATCTAAACTCACCCACCTTGAGATGGCAGATAGATTCAATCAGATTTGGTTCTCGATTAACTGGTTTATCGGGTATTCTTTCTCGAAGCCATTGTTCAAAACCAAATAGTGCCAGTGCATTCAGATAAGTTTGCCACTCCTGTGCTTCACCATTAACCTGGTTACTAATCTCTGTTGCCTGCTCAAAATGTTCGGGTTCAAGCCAAATAACCTCTGGTTGTAACAGTCTTAATTCGGTTGAATATTCCTCGGAATTAACCATAACTTTTCTCCTAATATATCTGGTTTATATATGTTGTTCACAATAGTGCTGTAGTTGCTGGGCATATAAGCTCTTCAGGGAACGGTTTTTGCCTGTTTTTATTTCTGCTGCTGCTTCTTGGAAGACTTCTTCGTCCGCGAAAGCTTCAATTTGTTCGGCTAAGGTTTTAAGATAGTCTGGTTCAGGAGGAATTTTGGTCAAACCTTTTGCTTCAGCCTTTTTTAAGATGCTGTCGAGAAGTTGTTGGACAGACGAAGTCCGTACCCTAGATAAAAGTCCCCCAGGGTTCAATACCCGCCTGGCTTGATCCCAGCTGGTCATTCCCAACTGGGGAAAAATTTCCTTAAGAGATTTACCCTGACAATAATATAGTTGCAAACCGAGAATAAATCGTGAAGCTAGAGGTGCATATCTCTTGCTTTTTTGTAACTTAGCAATGCTAGTTCGGATTTCTTGCTCGATCGCACTTACTAAAGCTAACTGGAATTTCTGGTGTAAAAACTGTAAAAATTCTTGCTGTTCCACATCTACTTCATTATTGGAATCATGAGGTAAATCTGGTCTAAGTACGTAACTTCCTGTATTAGGCTCTTGGATTTCCAAAGGTTCTCGATAACTCCAGATATCATACTGCCTCAATTGGGTTGCTAGCTGTTTAAGTGCTTTCATTAACTCGACTGTGGTATCAATAACAATCTTTTTTTCCTGCAAGTAGGCGAGCATTTCCCTTAATTGAGCCTCGTTGGGTTCTGGACATCGCTTGGCTCCCTTGTGTCGCTGCTTTCTTCTGTCTCGACGATAGACGGCATGGAAGACTTCTACCAGATGGCGATCGCGTATTGATAAACGTTCAAGCTGTTTAGTTCTAGCTCGATTGAGCAAAGCCCAGTCGCTTAGAGCCTTAAAACCAAACTCCGATAAGAAATTTTTTAGTTCTCTATTTTGTTTGGTTTGCAAGTATGCCCAATTGTCTAGGCTCATGCTCGATTGGTCATCGTGCTTATAGGTTTGTAACACCTTGACGGAAAAAAATTGATAAGCTGTTGTTTTCGTTTGACCATTGTCATCTAGGATGAGCTGGGTTTTACCATCTCGATCTAAAACGATTCGAGTTTGACCATCATCATTTAGGACAAATGGCAGTAAGTCTCTATAAGTAAAGGATTTGTCACCAGCGAACAAACTGTCAATTTTTTGGCAGGCTTTGAGGATCGGGTAAGAGACATAACACCTCAAACAAAGTCCTGCAACAGCACGATAAGTGAGATTGATAGCAGAATTTTGGGCGTAAAAATAGGAATTTAGAGTAGCTTGGATGTCTCCACTTTGA
Encoded proteins:
- a CDS encoding transposase, with the translated sequence MPYTSSLSDREWEIIEPLLPKKKRTRPAKWSKREILDGVLYQLKNGCNCNRSFPPSQK
- a CDS encoding site-specific integrase, which encodes MKVNKFGRAAILSPTQITLLFNEGLTKPRDRALFGVCLYAAARINEACTLLRGDVIGVKGVREVLVIRSYNTKGKQSTREIQVHPQLKEYLSEHHRCDRWHTRPYLFPGRHGRGSIHKASADRILRDACRKLEIEGVSTHSFRRTALTRMSDKGVPLRHIQAISGHKTLAALERYLGVTEQQKESAIATLDF
- a CDS encoding DUF1822 family protein, translating into MVNSEEYSTELRLLQPEVIWLEPEHFEQATEISNQVNGEAQEWQTYLNALALFGFEQWLRERIPDKPVNREPNLIESICHLKVGEFRYGLVATEQVLDEAVNVPQAAIERPELTAHFYVLLEVDEEQEQIVVRGFLRYDELINYRSTVNLKLSQDSCYQLPLSLFDTEPNHLLFYSRYLDPTAIPLPVTSPDSIQDSLKETFQSTITQLSQWLQGTLDEGWLSWEALVTPEANLAWSTRNASEGTKKGKLINLGMQLESQTVALLITVTSETSEKVGILVQLYPTGEERYLPANLQLTLRSRAGKILQSTQSRSQDNYIQLKPFKGKPGTRFSVEVSMGDVIVREDFEL